A window of Solea senegalensis isolate Sse05_10M linkage group LG20, IFAPA_SoseM_1, whole genome shotgun sequence contains these coding sequences:
- the LOC122786799 gene encoding TATA box-binding protein-like 1, translated as MDPSNNNTSNNDNDASNDNNITIANVVSTFKTGCHLDLHTIALRGRNVIHQPKGGKVVMKLRKPLITATISSSGGVVCAGAKSEAEAKMGARRVARCLQKLGFKVTFSGFRVVNVLAVSSVPFRINLIRFTMENKPFATYEPELFPAAIYKIKNPKATLQVYSTGAIVVTGPNVKDLNKGFEHTYPRLFECQIPSDEPPENIKTVDRLEQHRIIVFIINH; from the exons ATGGACCCcagcaataataatactagtaataatgataatgatgctAGTAATGATAACAATATCACAATTGCCAATGTGGTGTCAACCTTCAAGACTGGGTGCCACCTTGACCTACACACTATTGCACTGAGGGGACGCAATGTCATCCATCAGCCTAAAGGAGGAAAAGTGGTCATGAAACTCCGTAAGCCCCTGATAACAGCCACAATTTCATCCTCAGGTGGTGTAGTCTGTGCTGGAGCCAAGAGTGAGGCAGAGGCAAAAATGGGTGCTCGCAGGGTAGCGCGCTGTCTGCAAAAACTCGGCTTCAAGGTGACGTTTTCAGGCTTTAGGGTTGTGAATGTGCTGGCGGTGTCCTCTGTGCCTTTCAGAATCAACCTCATACGCTTCACTATGGAAAATAAGCCCTTTGCCACTTATGAGCCAGAGCTCTTCCCTGCTGCGATATACAAGATCAAAAATCCCAAAGCAACTTTGCAAGTGTACTCAACTGGCGCGATCGTAGTCACGGGACCAAATGTGAAGGACCTGAACAAAGGGTTTGAGCACACCTACCCGCGGCTGTTTGAGTGTCAGATACCCAGTGACGAGCCGCccgaaaacattaaaactgtc GATCGTCTCGAGCAGCACAGGATCATTGTCTTCATTATAAATCATTGA
- the LOC122786144 gene encoding relaxin-3 receptor 1-like → MSNNDFKRLEFFKDILSGCPSCNYSQLIFHNTSEDSGLEVLDDGSPWLRVLISVVYFVVAIAGVLGNLLVMFLLYSTRTITTGTINFFVFNLALAHLLFSMALPFWAVDIALDYSWPFSLTTCKAVSLLTGLNVFASCFFLTAMSLTRYCYVATALKPGASLCSRACTSPVATAFIWAAALVAAAPRAVFADLSLVGSGNDTACLLRFPDGTAWLGINQLLRMVLGFLLPYTIIILSYLLLLRFLCRHKLKGNNSRRKADISKSVAVVVLSFCACWFPYNVLTLWGVLIQLDIVDISTSFYSAQTYFFPLANCLAFTSSCFNPVIYCLVRKEYRVALHNVLVKLSLAIMPKMPYCIDAKQGSAQSGQLAIPLNNMHSRSTQSDTKRYAALSALPTALSTL, encoded by the coding sequence ATGTCAAACAATGACTTCAAGAGACTTGAGTTCTTCAAAGACATATTGAGTGGTTGCCCTTCGTGTAACTACTCCCAACTGATTTTCCACAACACAAGCGAGGACAGTGGGCTGGAGGTTCTCGATGATGGATCCCCGTGGCTGCGAGTGCTCATCTCTGTGGTGTACTTTGTTGTGGCTATAGCAGGAGTGTTGGGGAACTTGTTAGTGATGTTCTTGCTCTATTCTACTCGCACCATCACCACGGGCACCATCAATTTCTTTGTGTTCAACTTAGCTCTGGCCCACTTGCTCTTCTCCATGGCGTTGCCGTTTTGGGCCGTGGACATTGCGCTGGACTACAGCTGGCCTTTTAGTTTGACCACGTGCAAGGCCGTGTCCTTACTCACTGGACTCAATGTGTTTGCAAGCTGCTTTTTCCTCACGGCTATGAGTTTGACGCGGTACTGCTATGTGGCAACCGCCCTCAAACCCGGTGCGTCCCTGTGCAGCAGGGCATGCACTTCACCTGTTGCCACAGCTTTTATCTGGGCCGCTGCTCTCGTGGCGGCGGCTCCCCGAGCTGTGTTTGCAGACCTGAGCCTCGTGGGCAGCGGCAATGACACAGCGTGCCTGCTCCGTTTCCCAGATGGCACGGCCTGGCTTGGAATAAACCAGCTCCTGCGCATGGTGCTGGGATTCCTGCTGCCCTACACCATCATAATCCTCTCATACCTGCTTCTGCTGCGCTTCCTCTGCCGCCACAAACTGAAAGGCAACAACTCTCGTCGAAAGGCTGACATTTCGAAGtcggtggcggtggtggtgcTTTCGTTCTGCGCCTGCTGGTTCCCCTACAATGTGCTCACGCTGTGGGGTGTCCTCATCCAGCTCGACATCGTTGATATCAGCACGTCTTTCTACTCGGCTCAAACTTACTTCTTCCCTCTGGCCAACTGCTTGGCTTTCACCAGCAGCTGCTTCAACCCCGTCATCTACTGCCTGGTCAGGAAAGAATACCGCGTGGCTCTCCATAATGTGCTCGTCAAGTTGAGTCTGGCTATTATGCCCAAAATGCCCTACTGCATCGACGCCAAACAGGGGTCGGCACAATCTGGGCAACTGGCCATTCCTCTCAACAACATGCACAGCCGGTCAACCCAATCTGACACCAAGAGATACGCAGCGCTGTCAGCACTTCCCACTGCACTGTCCACTCTGTAA